The genomic window tataatgctttcaaaaaaaaatctgtgttcaTTACTtgattggggaaaaaaaaatatttaaaaaaaatcacaagtcTGTCTTCTTTCATACTCTGTATCTGAGGCCTCAAAGTTTTTTCACACCTATAGCTGAGATGCGTATTTTTTTGACACGCAGTCTCAAAATGTGTATCTAAGAATCTcttgtattttctttttattctgaaattttgaataaataaatgagaacAATAGCTGCTGCTTGCTGTATTTGATTTCCTGACCCACAAGCTTCTGTGGTGATGAAGGTCTACTTTCATGCTGTCTCTTAAGTGTCCTCCAGCTGGTCGAGCATGGTCTGAATGAGGGCTTGTAGCAGAGGTACCAGTCTGTCAGCTGAGGCCAGGCTGCCAGATGAGGGTAGGTGGATGAGGGCCGCTCTCCTCTGACCGTGATAGAGTGAGCAGTAATATGCAAAATCACACAGGTACCTGAAAGAAAGGGAAGAGAGCATTCTGGcctcttgagtgtgtgtgtgtgttaaagtgcaGGAACAGCTGCCCACCTGCCAGCATCTCTTGAATAAATCACATCCACCCCTGCTTGTGTGAAGTGCTTGGAGATGGCCCTCATGTTAATGACAGAATCCAGTTTCTCTGGTCCGCCTTCCATGCAGCAGTGACTCTCAGGACAGAAGCCGCATacgtctctgtctgtgtatccTCTGTTCTTTCCTGTCTGCTCCAAAATGATGACACTGGCACCACGGGCTATGCCCAGATGGACAGCAAACTGTATGTGGACAGAGTGAATTATTCACCTTAGACAGAGCCACATTTATAGACATACACATTCTTTGGAGTTAAACATTGTGGATGTTTTATGAGGTGATTCCTGCATTTTTAGtccaaaataaattaaatgttctATCAGACAAAAATGAAGGCATGCATGTTTTACCTTAGGATTAAGAGCGTGCCAGAGTTCAGCTATGGTCTGCTTGGTTTTAACATAACTCACTGGCACTTCCTTGATGTAAACATCAATCTTTTTCCCCAATCCGGCCAACTTCAACCCCTGCAAATGTATTTTAAGTATGACACAGATGATACACCATGCAATGAAATGataaaagatgtttttctttttacgtCACCTGGGCAGCTTTCCAGCTGGGGTTGACTAAGAACTGCCTGAAAGGTCCAAACCCTTAAACATAGACAGAAACATGCACTTTAAAATAAACCTTTGACACGAATTCACGAGTAAACAATGCGTTTGATACCTGTAAGAACCACCGTTTCGCTTTCATTCATACCGAAGCTGAAGTTGTCAGTAACACAACAAAGTTGTTGACACATTTCATGTGAGCATACTGAAACGCAGGACCTTATTTTAGCTCCCCGCTACTCATGTTTTGTCCGCTGGGGAGAGCTCTCCTCTGACAAACGCGGAGTCCGTGTGGAAGTGGTGCGTTCACATGCGTCACGTAAGTTGTACAATCAAATATAAACATCCAGCACAAGTCATTATATAACCTACAGTAGGTCAGAAAAATAGCTCGATTAACTTAGACTTTTGTCATGTATTATATACAGCCATATTACGTTATATTTTCACGTTAAAACCTAATTGGCTTTAAACGTATATGATGGATATATTGAGATATAAAATATGGAAAACAAACGATTTTATTCAAGCTACTGTAcgacacattttcagcatcaagcttttgtttttcactAAATTGATTACGTTGTTTTTAGTTTATAGTTCAGACATTGTTATTTCCGACAACCTTTGAATGCAACATCACATCTGCCAGGGACATGGCGGCGCTCGGGACGCTCCTGTGATGCGTGCAGGACCcgccctccttctcctcctcctcctcctcttcctcctgcactTGTCAAAGGGCACTGATCGCAAATTACATCACAGTCGTGCCCCACAGACGCATGAGCAAATGACACCGGGAAAAGGCTTCTAAACAATCAGAAGAAGAAACGCTTGGCATTTTTTTACACTCACTTTTTCACTTATTAGATTCCACAATGCTTCATTTCAAGAGAACTTTTGAGACCGAAAAACACCAGCTGCAGGAGCTCAACAGCAGACTGGCCCAGTATCTGTCCAGGACCAAGCAGCTGGAGCAAGAAAACGGGCATCTGAtcactgaaataaataaactgagACAGGTGAGAAATGCCGAATGGGAACCCAAGTACAAGGCTGAGATGCAGGATCTGCGGAGAATGGTGGGGCAGCTGTCGTTTGAAAAGTCCCaagcagagatggagagggagaagctATGGCGTGAGCTGCAGATGGTCCAGTCTCTGTGCAGCGAGCAGACGGGTGTGTGCAGGGACATCAACGGTGAGCTGAGAGGCTGCGAGAAGGAGCTCCAGCATGCTCACAAAACCAACACTGACCTCCAGCAGCGGCTCCTTCAGCTGGAGAACGAGTATCAATGCTTGGAGGACGCGCACAGGAAAGAAGTGGAACACCTCCGTCTTCAGGTGGAGTCCAGGGTGGTTCCCATCATCACGCAAACTTACCGCGGGCCTCCAGTGGTCTCCGTGGAAGAGGTCCAAGAGTACGCTGCCGGTCTCTCTGAGGGATGGATTCAGACCTTTGAAATGTACCAGCAGAAGGTGGAGGACATGGAGCAGTCAATAAAAGAGGACCAGGCCAGGCTGAGTGATCTGCAGAGGGAAAAGATGTTGTATGCGTCCGAGTTGGACAAATTGCgcacagaggcagaaaaacaaGGACAGATTCAAATGCGTCTTGAGGAGGAGCTGATGCACATGCAGGAAAAATCCCGCGTGGACTTCAGTGAATATCAGGTCAGTCAGATAATCatacaattaaaacaaatagataaataaataaggcaGATATAATTGAAACCAAAGggttatgtttgatgttttctgttttaatcaCACACTGTATACATCATGGTATAATGCGACATGTAAGATAACGCATCCATAATCTCCTGTTATCCCACTGAGCCATGGGAGAACCCAGTCCCTCTTTCCCCTGCCACACCCACTGCTCTTAAAGGCActgatgcagctgcagcactcaCTGCCTGTTGGACATGATTTGTCATGGATCATTCAGATTCTAAATGATTCTCCAAATGATCCTAGCTGAGATCTATGGACAGCTTTGTGAGACAGCCTTTAACACCGTACTTTAACCAACATTAAGTGGTGTCTGCTAAGAGTGTGTTCCCATATCCTGTCAAAAGCATGGCTCTTTGCGTGCAATATTTGACCTCAGTGTAAAAGGATTGGATAGCTTGAGTATAGTTGAAGACATCCACTGTCCTGGTACTTTAGCTGTTAGATTTAGCCACTTAAACCAATTAGCTGTCAGACTGACAAATCCTTATTAGCTTCCTAAAGATGGAGCCCCAAGCAGGTCAGTCAGATACAAATGACTGCACCCTGCATGGCTGCCCTAACCACTGTAACATCaaacacatttatacattttataatcAAAATAGCAGGTAATGGCAAGCAGCAAATCATGTTTAGTTAACTCATTTTCTTGCATAGCTACAGTTAAATGTATAATACCAAGTGGAGTGACCACaaaacctgtgttttttttctctatagATGATCATTGAGCAGCTAGAGCATGAGAGGGAACTGATGGCTAACACTATAGAAGAGAAGGTTAGAGACCATCAGGAACTCCTCCAGGTGAAGATGAATCTGGGCGTGGAGCTGGCTGCTTACAGGTGATGAGCCTATATTATTCTTCATATATGTAGGTAGGTAGAACAGCCTCTTTCCCAGCTGACTGTTCTGACTTGTCATAGTAGGAGAAGCCACAGGTGATCCTAATATACTGTTGAGTGACAATCAACAATAggctgtgttcacacagtgcCCCTCCTACTCTGACATGTCCTACTTGGACATCTTACATTAAAGAATGAGAGAAAACCTTATGATGGTAAGTTTACTTAAAATTCTATTTAAAACAGCTTTAAGCAAGAAATGGTAAGAACTGTTTGTGAGATCACAGCCTTTAAGTAGTCAGCCTTTCTCTGAATTACATAACACAGCGGAACTGCAGAGTTTCCTGCTCTTTCTTCTGAGATATTTCCCTCCATTCATGATCAAATTATGGCTTAAACAGCTGCTCATATCCTGAAGTTAGTCTCTGCTGAATTAGTAATTTTATAATTTGACATTAGCTGctttcttcctgctgttgttgGTATTAAGGGCTTTTATTGGAGATCTCCTCCTCCAGTTAGATCATTGAAAATGAGCAGCTGACATTTTACAGTACCACACATAAAGCTCATGCATCTTTAATAAAACCTTGTTTGTGCTTTGTGTATATCTGGCCTGTGTTGTTCATACTCACATTATGACAATGATCACAAAAGGTGGACATACTAACAGACCATTTTTACTAGTTATTTAAAGAGCAGTTAAAGAACAGTGCATTTTCATGTTTGAAGGTTATATCCACGACACGTCTTGACTAAGGAAACCCGCATTTTATTAGGATACTTACCCAGGAAGTTTTTAAATATGTGGCAGGTGCTCCAGTCACATCTGGATCATTTAGAATTTTTGGAATAGACCGAATGCTTGCCTAGACACATATCAGtggcatgtgtgtttgtcacgAGTCAGCTTTTGCTTTGGGACTCGTAGTGTGGACAGCCCCGCATTGTAGCCGTTATTTTTAGGTCAGTCTTTCAGAAGGCACTCTCTAGAGAGGTTGTTCGTTTTTGAGACACTTTGgtttgctgttgtgtgaatgtttgttgAGGCATGGCGCGGGAGAGGTGAGCCTTTTAAACTTAAATTTATATGAGGACTTTATCGACTGGCTTGTTATGATTTCAGTGGTTACTACCCTATATGGCCAGGTCCTGGATACACACTGTCTTCTGAGCCTGTTGTGTTTAGTTTGAGAGGGTTGAAATGGCAGAGCTGAATGAGGTAGACCGTCTTGTAAGGTACTTTTCTTTTATACTCTCTAATTACAAATAATTCTGCTAAACAAGGAGGATAGCGGGTGATTAATCCTGATTGACTTGCTGTTATGATTGTAAGTGTTTTTGCCTCTTGTGTCTGTTCAGGGCTCTTCTAGAAGGTGAGAGACTGGGTCTGCAAGATACTCAGAGGAGAGTGAATCAGCACCAAAGAGAAAGAATAATAGGTACagtatttaaataatttttaatgaTATATAACCTCTTTTTTATAGTAGTTTGAACATGGATAAATGATGTATTTGAATGATTTCTATTAAATCAAGATATCAAGATGCCTGCACAACCCTATACCACAAGAGCTTCCACCTTAACCACCAGGCAGCACACAGATGTCAGGTACACACCACCGACTTCATACATGAGAAGATCCCCAGTGCCTCCCTCTGGATCTATAAGTCCCTCCAGGATCATTCCTATTACAGTCGCAGAGAGAGCTCGTCATCAGAGTCCAGCATCTAGAAGAGATATGATCTCATTCAACAAAGctcgtgctgctgctgccgcttcTGCACCTGCAGCCACTACCACGAAAGATAAAGATGTAGGCTATAGTCAGAATGTGCAAAAAACAAGAGTAGAGGAGAAAAGTGTGAAAGTCAAACAGTTTACTCAAGTAGACAGTCCCATCAAGACTTCCTCAAATGAAAAGTCAATACGAGTGGTGTCCCCACCAATGATGAGCCTCAGTGCAAAAACTGAGATGGAAAGCAAAACGCATGTGTCagatgaaaaagagaaagataaaGACAAAGGGAGAGCAGGATCTACCATAGGCCCTGCTGAGAAGAAGGTATTAGACTCTGTGTCTGTAGAAGAGATTATAGAGAAGGTGATCAGACCAGCAGGTTTAGAAGGAAACGTCAGGTCATCAGGAGACTCCAAGGTCAGATACCATGTGGAGAAAACAGAGCAGGAGGATGGCACGATGAAGACACAGATTGTGCTGGAGTCCAAAGTGGAGGAAGAGTTGGACATCTCTGAGGAGTCTGCTCTGGATGAACTACTGAATCAGGGTGTGAAGAAAGTGTCACTGGAGGACATTAAGGACACAGCAACAGGAAGCATGATCAAGAATCTGCTGAGTGGTCTGCAAGGAAGCGAAAACCTCCAAAATAAGTCTGTCAATGTGGAAATCATCGAGGAACCAGTGGAGACTCTTAGTGATGAAGAGTTTGAAGATGAACAGAAGACGAGGGCTGGCTTTTATGAGCACTCAGCATATTTCCAAATTGAGGAGTTAGACAACGCCCCTCGTGACTCCCAGGCTCTGAAAAGCAATGACGATGCCATGACATCAGGCACAGGCCAGCCCATGGGTGAAAGAATACAAACCCACGATGTCTCTAGAGCAGTCGAATCTTCAGTGTTCTCCCATGAACAAGATTCCCAAGAATATTTTGTCTCCACACCGGATGACAATCTTTCTGATACAGAGGAAGGTGGTGGGATAACATCATACGGCCATTATGGCATTGTGGATGATCTGTCAGATGAGAGGTATTATCAAGATGAAGGCCTTCCACAGAGAAGAGTGACTGTAGAGGAAAGTGATGACTACAAGTTTCTGTCAAGTGATCGTTTGTTTGCCAAAGAGAGTTTTCCAGAGTGCATAATTGAAGAAGAGGTCCGTGTCTCGCCTATAGTGCAGGAGTCTGTACTGGAGTACCTGAGGGAAGACTCTTTGGACCCCAGAGACCAGCTGAAGGGAGCTCTGGAGAAGCTTCAAAGCTCGGTGTCAGGTCCACTAA from Parambassis ranga chromosome 19, fParRan2.1, whole genome shotgun sequence includes these protein-coding regions:
- the pgpep1l gene encoding pyroglutamyl-peptidase 1 is translated as MCQQLCCVTDNFSFGMNESETVVLTGFGPFRQFLVNPSWKAAQGLKLAGLGKKIDVYIKEVPVSYVKTKQTIAELWHALNPKFAVHLGIARGASVIILEQTGKNRGYTDRDVCGFCPESHCCMEGGPEKLDSVINMRAISKHFTQAGVDVIYSRDAGRYLCDFAYYCSLYHGQRRAALIHLPSSGSLASADRLVPLLQALIQTMLDQLEDT
- the synm gene encoding synemin; the protein is MLHFKRTFETEKHQLQELNSRLAQYLSRTKQLEQENGHLITEINKLRQVRNAEWEPKYKAEMQDLRRMVGQLSFEKSQAEMEREKLWRELQMVQSLCSEQTGVCRDINGELRGCEKELQHAHKTNTDLQQRLLQLENEYQCLEDAHRKEVEHLRLQVESRVVPIITQTYRGPPVVSVEEVQEYAAGLSEGWIQTFEMYQQKVEDMEQSIKEDQARLSDLQREKMLYASELDKLRTEAEKQGQIQMRLEEELMHMQEKSRVDFSEYQMIIEQLEHERELMANTIEEKVRDHQELLQVKMNLGVELAAYRALLEGERLGLQDTQRRVNQHQRERIIDIKMPAQPYTTRASTLTTRQHTDVRYTPPTSYMRRSPVPPSGSISPSRIIPITVAERARHQSPASRRDMISFNKARAAAAASAPAATTTKDKDVGYSQNVQKTRVEEKSVKVKQFTQVDSPIKTSSNEKSIRVVSPPMMSLSAKTEMESKTHVSDEKEKDKDKGRAGSTIGPAEKKVLDSVSVEEIIEKVIRPAGLEGNVRSSGDSKVRYHVEKTEQEDGTMKTQIVLESKVEEELDISEESALDELLNQGVKKVSLEDIKDTATGSMIKNLLSGLQGSENLQNKSVNVEIIEEPVETLSDEEFEDEQKTRAGFYEHSAYFQIEELDNAPRDSQALKSNDDAMTSGTGQPMGERIQTHDVSRAVESSVFSHEQDSQEYFVSTPDDNLSDTEEGGGITSYGHYGIVDDLSDERYYQDEGLPQRRVTVEESDDYKFLSSDRLFAKESFPECIIEEEVRVSPIVQESVLEYLREDSLDPRDQLKGALEKLQSSVSGPLKEELAFLTKMSSESPQNVAVDVKKVQQTSDNGTTTIVAELNVSQTLEDSGLLEAEGDLSEEQIMAALRSSNMGLEKAFQGGAGAGYSIRVSKEEDDAYGGSLEGFTDEEGSAYEITEKHVKLGPSEKSFTFQMDVQGSHAGVSSEQELQSKILETPVKISHEKRVATVYLESPSED